Genomic window (Rossellomorea aquimaris):
ATGGCTTGTGGGGGTTGCCATTTTACTTTTATAGAGAAGGTGACCCTTTGGATCAAACACGCCATATTTAATAAACGTTCCTCCTATGTCAAAACAGACGATATAACTCATTTTCCATTCCCCCTATTCATTCAACTACATCTATTTCCTTCATGAATCGTCGAATGTCCAACAGGTTAACCTCACCCGTTTTTTCCATTATGGCGTTTGACATTCCACAAGCACAAGCCCATTTCAAGACTTCTTCAATCGGGAATCCATGGGAATACGCATAGGTAAACCCGGCGAGCATGCTATCCCCTGAACCAACGGGATTCACTGCTTTCACCTTAGGAACCACTGCCCTCAGAACTCTTTTTTCACTCACTAAAAAGGCCCCTTCTTCCCCCAGAGAAAGAAGCACATAATGTATTCCTTTATGACAAATAGTTTGGGCATGCCGTAACATGTCATCGGTAGAGTCAAATGTTCTCCCTATCAACCTGGAAAATTCTTCTTTGTTCGGCTTGATTAAAAAAGGTTTTCCTGCGATACCTGCTGCAAGTCCCGGTCCACTTGTATCCAATAGCAAGCGAACTCCTTTTTGATTGGCCTTCTTTGAAAGCTCACTGTACAAGGCAGTAGGGACCCCTTCCGGCAAACTACCGGAAACGACGACAAAATCTACGGTATCCAGAATCGAAGAGAATGTTCGATCAAAAATTTCTAACTCATGGCTTGAAATTAAGGGACCCGTTTCCAGAATCTCGGTCTGACCTTCCTTCGATAGAATGGCCAGACACGTTCTAGTCTCTCCTTTAATGGGGACAAATGAAGTGTGTACCTTCAAATGAGATAATTCGCTTTTAATCCACTCCCCGCTCTTTCCACCCAGGAAACCGGTACACGTAACCTTCTGCCCCAATCGGGATAGAACCCGGGTGACGTTTAGACCTTTACCACCTGCCGATTTTTCAATGGAAGAAACACGATTGACCTCATCCACTTGAAACTGGGGCAGTGTATATCTAACGTCTATCGCCGGATTTAAAGTGACCGTCGCAATCATGGGACTAGCCACGATTAAAGCTGCCGCACAGCTTGATTTTGCCTGCTACAACCTTTTTCATCCCAGCGACGGCATCCGTGAAATAATAGCGGGGATCATTGGCTTCCGGGTTTGCGTTCAGATAGCTGCGGAGCCCTTTTACAAATGCCATCTTCAGCTCCGTCGCCACATTCACCTTGCAAATGCCACGCTCAATGGTCTTGCGGACAAGCTCATCGGGCAATCCCGATGCCCCATGGAGAACAAGGGGGATATCGACTTCCTGATGGATCGCCGACAAGCGGTCGATATCGAGCTTAGGTTCACCTTTATAAAGTCCATGAGCCGTCCCGATCGCCACAGCCAGAGAATCAATGCCCGTTCTCGCTACAAACTCCTTTGCCTGTTTGGGGTTGGTATAGATCTGATCCCTTTCGTCCACTACCAAATCATCTTCCATTCCACTTAGACGACCGAGCTCAGCTTCAACCGTCACACCGAACGGGGCAGCATACTCTACAATTTCCCTGACAATCCGGATGTTCTCGTCGAACGAATAATGGGAGGCATCGATCATGACAGATGGAACACCCATATGGATGAGATTCTTGATATCATCCAGATTTTCATGATGATCAAGATGAAAGCAAACCGGGATATCATAGCTCTTTCTTGCCGCTTCCATCATCTTGACCAGGAACTCCTTCCCCATATACCGGACGGTACCGGGCGTAGCAGCGATCATGACGGGCGAACGGAGGTCCAGGGCCGTTTCCAGAACCGCTTTGAGCGTCTCAAGATTATGAATATTGAAGGCAGGCACCGCATAGCCTTTCGACTGAGCCTCCACGAGAATCCTACTTCTTGAAACAATCATACCCTTTCTCCTCCATTCTGATAAGGATAGATCGTGACACCTTTTACGACCCGGTTGACGAGCCCCGAGGGAGATGGATTATCCGGGGAAAGTCCCAGATGCATGGACTTACACAGGGCAAACTGCTGGGCATACATGACATATGGAAAGGCAAGGAGTATATCCTCTTGAACCGTCTCCAAGCCGGTACTCAAGAACAGGTCACTGTAACGTTCGGCTACATCATCCTGATAAGAAGAGATCGCCACCACCTTCCCTCGCTTTTGTTCATGGTATAGCTCCTTCAATAAATCCAAATCATATTTTCTCGTGTACGGATGACAGGATAAGAATACGAAGACGATTGTCTCTTCATCTAAGATCGATTTCGGGCCGTGACGGAATCCCAGCGGAGAATCAAAGAATGCCGGAATCATACCTCCCGTTAATTCCAACAGTTTTAAAGAGGACTCCCTTGCAAGTCCCTGGAAAACGCCTGAGCCTAAATATACAACTTTCGAAAAAGTCGAGGACGCAAGCGATTCTAACTTTGTCTTTCCGGTCTCGATAATCTTTTCACCCGCCGAACCTATTTCCTTCACAGTCTTCTCTAGAGTATGAATGTGCTCCGGCTGGAAAAGGAGCAGTACCGAAAGGAGCATGGTCGTAAAACTGCTTGTCATCGCAAACCCTTGATCATTCGCTTCCTTCGGCATGTAGATGACGAGGTGATCCGGATCCCCCTTCTTCTTCTCAGCAAGTAAACCATCACGATTACACGTAAGGGCGATTCCGTAGAAATCATCAATGATCTTCTCTCCCAACTCAACCGCCCCAACGCTTTCAGGGCTGTTACCGGAACGGGCAAAAGAAATCATCAGGGTCGGAAAATCCTTGTTCAAATACTCATATGGATTGGAGACAATATCGGTCGTGGCGATGCTTTCTACCGTCCATTTCTTATTCTTGACCATTGCCTTTATGGACGTAAGAACGGTTTCCCCGACAAAAGCAGACGTTCCCGCTCCTGTCAAAATCACTCGAAGATGAGGATGTCTTCCCTCCAAATTCTTGAAAAATTTCATCAGTGTATCTCTATGTTCAAGCAGGATTTCAACGGTTTCTTTCCAAAGTCTTGGTTGTTGAGCTATTTCTCTTGTTGTATGGATGGCACCGGGATCATTTGGTTCCCATTTGTTTGATTGTATAAGTTCCATACCCATTCCTCCAAAACTGTTAATGTCATCATTACCAGTTAAGCGAAATAGATACTCGAAAGCACCTACTTCAATTCAACTGTGTACGTAAATTTATCTCCCCTTGCGATGGAGATGGTATATTCAATGACGTCTTGATCCTCATACGTAATACGCTCCAGCCGGAGACACGGTGAGTTTTCTTCAATGGTCAGCATGTCGGCTGCCTGTTTTTCGGCGCTGACCGCATTGAAGCTTTCCAGTGCTCTTGTAATCGTCACATCGTATTGGGACCGAAAGATTTCATACATTGGCGTATCTTCCAATTGTTCCTTCGTGAGATTGGTAAAACGCCCTACGGGAACATAAGAGGTTTCATAAATCATCGGTTCTTCGTCAGCAAGTCTCAGTCTCGTAATCTTAAATACTTCTTCTTCCACCGGCAGTTTCATAGATTTCGAAATGGTGGTGCCACAAGGTACTTTTTCAAATGAAACGACCTGTGTGGAAGGATGTTTCCCGATTTTCTTCATTTCCTCTGTGAAGCTGTAAAATTCAACAAGGCTCTGCTTATAGGTCTTCGGCGAAACATAGGATCCCTTACCGTGAACCTTATAGATGTAGCCGCCCTTTTCAAGCTCCTGCATCGTTTGCCTCACCGTCGTCCGGCTCACTTTGTATGTTTCACACAGCTCCCGCTCAGAGGGTAACTGCTCCTGCTCCGCAAGTTCACCCATTTCGATCTTTTCGAGAAGGATATCCATCAGCTGATAATATAACGGTAAGCGATTATCTTTTTCTATCATGTTAAACTCCTTTAGTGGTATCTTTGTCATAACCATTTGTATACTCATTATACATAAAATTGCGACAATTATCACTTGATGCCATGATAGAAGTTTTGATTAAGCATTTTCTTTTGTCTTCTCCAATTCATCAATATACTTTTTCAATTCGATCGTCGCACCAGACAGTCTCGATTCCTCCGCCGCAAAGGCAATCAAATGACTTTGAGAAGAAGCTCTGGCAGATGTTAATGTCCCTTTATCCTTCGTGCGGACCCGGTTGATAAAATCCTGCATGATACTCGTATCAGCACCCATGTGACCGCCATCCACGGTTGGAGGATAGATCACTTCCTTCTTCCCGGCAAAATGCTTGATGATTAGTTCATTATCTGCGTCATGCCCTGTGATTTCCCCTTTTGTCCCCATGATTTTGAAGTTGCGATACGTTTCCTTCGTAAAGGCCGTCATCGTGAACGAAACCGTCACATCCCCGTCAAACAATAAATTGACGACTTGATGGTCCACCACATCATTGTCACACCGGTATACGCAGCGGCCGTAAGGACCTTCCTGGATCGCTTTCAAGCGGCTTTCGATACTTGGATTCGCTGACACAACATTCGCTGGCCATACATCCCGGTCATGAAGGTACCACTTTGCAGCGGAATACGGACATTCTTTCTCCACCTTACAGCCGTCCAGACAGCGGTGGGTCGATCCCTCAGGAGCGTTCTCCTCTTTAAAATAGGTAAGACTGCCATAAGACGAAACGCTCTTGCATTCCGTTCCGATCAACCAGGCGAGCATATCCATATCATGACAGCTCTTCTGAAGAATCATCGGACTTGATTCCTTCGAATTGCGCCAATTCCCACGGACAAAGCTGTGTGCCTGATGGAAATAGCCGACATTCTCATTCCATTGAACCGAGACAATATCCCCGATCACCTTTTGATCAATCACTTCTTTAAGAGACTGATAGAAAGGAGCATACCTCATCACGTGGCATACACTGAGGAGCGTATCATGCTTCTCGGCCGCTTCGGCGATGGCCAACGTTTCAATGGGGCTCGGTGACATCGGTTTCTCCAGTAGAATGCTATATCCCTTTTCAATGGCACGCATGACAGGTTTATAATGATCCCGGTCAGGGCTGCATATAAGCAGGGCTTCACATACCCTTTCTTGTTCCAACAGGTCCGGCCAGTCTTCGAATCTCATATTCTCAGGGATTCCATGTGCTTTTGCAAATTTCTCCCGCTTTTCTTTATCCGGTTCTGCTACCGCGATAAACTCGATTTCATGAGGATACTGGAGGGCATAGGACCCATACGCATAGAATCCCCTGCTCCCAGCCCCTATTAATGCTGCTTTCATTGTCATTCCTCCCTTAGTTGCCTACCAACTTATTTTCCACCGGTGATTGCAATTCCTTCTATAAATTGCTTCTGTAATATGATAAATAGAAGCAACATCGGTAACACGGCCAAGAATGACCCTGCCATCAAGATCGGATAGTTGGTGCCATACTGCCCCTGTAATGATGATAATCCCACTGCCAGTGTCATGGCTTCAGGTGAACTATTCACGATCATCGGCCACATCAGTTCATTCCAGGACCATAGAATCGTGAAGATCCCAAGGGCGATCAAACCCGGCTTGGCGAGTGGCAGCATGATGCGCCAATAGATTTGAAAATGATTGCATCCGTCAAGTCTGGCCGCCTCCTCAAGCTCCTTCGGTAACCCCATGAAGAATTGCCTTAAGAGAAACGTTCCAAAGGCACTAAATAACCCGGGAACCACAACGGCTTGCAGCGTATTGAGCCATCCCAGCTTCACCATGATCATGTATTGAGGAAGCAGGAATACCTGACCTGGTACCATCAATACGGACAAAGCCAGTACGAACAAGAGATTCCTTCCGGGAAACACGATCCGCGCAAAGGCATAGGCAGCCAGTGAGCAGAGAAATAACTGCCCCGCCGTCCGTAGTACCGTAATGATAAATGTGTTCATCATAAATTTAAAGAATGGCAGCAGAGTGAATACCTCTTGATAATTCTTCCACTGAAAGTCTTCCGGTATCATCACAGGCGGAACCTGAATGGACTCTGCATAGGTTTTCAGTGACGTCAGAATCATCCAGATAAAGGGAAACAACATGACAATCGAGCCCATGATCAGGATGAAATGGATGAGAAACGTCTTACTCCTTACAAACTGAATCGATTTCTGCATAGGTCATTCCCTCCTCAATCATAATGGACCCACTTCTTTTGCAGGGCCATCTGGATCACAGTGATGATCAGAATCACCACTAGTAATAACACCGCAATGGCAGCTGCATATCCTTTATCATTTAAAACAAAGGCATGCTGATAGAACAAATACACAATGGATTGAGTATTCTCCAGCGCCGTACTGCTTTTACTGATCATCATAAAGATCAGGTCGAAGAATTGAAATGCTCCGATCAACGACATGATCGACACGAAGAAAATGACCGGTGATAGAAGCGGCAAGGTAATTTTAAAGAACATCGTAACGGGACCTGCCCCGTCCATTTCAGCTGCTTCATAATACGTTTTCGGGATCCCCTGCAGGCCCGATAAAAAAATGACCATGTTGTACCCGATCCCGCTCCAAATCGCCACAGCAATAATCGAATACAACGCGATGTTTGGATTCGTCAACCATTGTGGACCTTCTATCCCAATAAAGGACAGCAGGTAATTCAATAAGCCGAAATCCGAATTATATAACCATTTCCACACCATGGCGATCGCTGCAGGCATGGTAATGACGGGCAGGAAGTACAACGTCCGATAAATCGTCGTACCTTTAATCTTTTGATTGAGCAAAACGGCGACAAGGATCGAAAGGAAAATACCCAACGGAACAGTAAATAGGATATAGATCCCTGTATTCTTGAATGACTGCAGAAGATTCACATCCGAAAGCATCCTTGTATAATTCTTCAGTCCGATCCACTCGTATGTCCCAAATGCCCCCCACTCGGTAAAACTGAAGTAAAAGGTCTGAAGCATCGGCCATAAATAAAAAACAAAGAGACCTATCATCGTCGGAGCGATCATGATATATGCCCATAAATAGTCAGAACGTTTCTTCGTACTTGCATATGAAAGCACGTGAAGCTTTCGTTTCGTTTCAACCTGGAGAGGAAGCGGTTCCATTTCATTCTCCTCCTTTGTCAGGAAATGAAGAGAAGAAACACTCTTCCCTTCTTCCCATCCCTACTCTTCCAGTTCTTTATTCGCTTTATCCGCAAGTTCTTTTACTACCTTCTCCACGCTTTCTTCACCGGCCCAGGCCTTCTTGAGGATATCCGTTTCATGCTGCCAGATCGCCCCTGTGTTCTTCACACTTGGAAGCGGATTCGAATACTCAGCTCCGTCGATATACGCTTGAAGGTTCAACTCCGGAACAGAATTCAACCAGGCATCCTGAGTACCGTTAAAGGCAGGTATGACTGTACCTGTTTCGGCAAACACTTCGGCTGCCTCTTTCGAACCAAGGAACTTCACAAACTCCCACGCAGCTTCTTTATGCTTGGTATTGGCTGCGATGACATTGGACAATCCATGAATCGAAACAGCCCTCTGCTTTCCTTTTGGCAGAACCGCTACGTCCAAATCAGGATTCTTCTTATATTCCGGTACCATCCAGGGACCATCGAACATCATGGCGATCTTTCCGGATGAGAACAGATCCGATGCTGCCGTTTCATTCATCTGTGCTTGAGTCGGAGACATTCCCTCTTCGATGAAACTAATATTGTATTTCAAAGCCTCGATTGCTACAGGCTGATCAAACCCTACCGATTTTCCATCCTCTGAAATTACGTGTCCTCCGTTCTGCCAAATCAAATCGTAGTAACCACCTTGATTCCCCATCACTGCAGCAAAGCCCCATACTCCTTTATCCTTGTTCGTCAGTTTCTTCGCCGATTCCTTTAACATATCCCAATCCCATGTATCATCAGGATAAGGGACACCGGCCTCGTCGAAAATTTTCTTGTTATACCACAGTCCCGTCGTATCATAATCCTTAGGTATTCCATATACCTCATCATTTACCGTATACAGATCAATAAGCGACTCGGGATAATTATCCAGGCTGTAATCATCTTTCTCGGCAAGGTCGCTCAGTGGCAGAAGCACCTTCCCTTCCGCATATTGAACAATATGAGGACCATTCATCCATAAAACATCAGGCAATGCTCCTCCTGTTGCGGCAGTTTCGAGCTTCTGAAAATACTGCCCGTATGGGATCAGCTCCGTCTTCACCTTAATGTCCGGATGTTCTTCATTAAACTGTTTAATGATCTCTTCAATCGCAGGTACTTGCTTCTTATCCCAGAACCCATAACTGATCTCGACCTCTCCGTCCTTCGATTCCCCTGAAGAGCTGTCACTGCACCCTGCCAATAATCCAAACACCCCAAGTACGAACGATAGTAAAACGATAAGACCCTTTCTCACCATGTTTCCCCCTCTTTCTTCAAGTGATATTCATATACAGCTAGCTGTCCTTATAATTGTCATGATGTTATTACCAGTTAGAGTATAAGGTTTTGTTCAAGCAGGCAACTCACTTCCTATAGACTTTTAAGAAGAATCCATTCGGAAGGAATAACCACTGGTAAAAAGCTGAGGAGTTCTAATTTAGTAATGATGTCATTACCAGTTATTCAGATTATATCACCTTCACCCCTGAAGATGAATGTTTTTTTAAAATTTTCAAAAAATATTATCGACAGGATTCTACATTGGCCTCAAACGAGAGTGGGGACCATTGAATCCTGTTATCGAATTCTTTTTAAAAAGGTTCCAATTTTTCAAATATCTGTTTAACGGTCTAAAAAGGAGAATCAAGCCACTTTAAGAACTTAATCAAACGTTTGTTTATTGGGACACAGGGACAGGTCCCTCGTCCCAGAACCCAAATAAAAACGAGGGGATCACCCCCCTCGTCTCTATCATTCCCGGGACTCAGTGCCTGTCCCCACGTCCTAAAATCTAACGCTTAACCGTGAATTTCCTCGCCTCAGTTGACAGCGTCAATCCACTCTCATCCTTCACTGTAACCTTCACGTAGTAGTCCCCATCAGGATAATCACTGTCAGGAGCCCATGGCAGGTTATAGATGGAGTGTTCGTCGTAGATGTCTGCTTCTTCAAGTGTATTCCCTTGTGCATCTGTGATTTCCAAATGCCAATCGAGGCGTTTGTATCCGAAGAGCGTCAGGCGCAGCGGTTTAGTTTCACTTACGCTTGAAGCGTTGTTGATGCCTAAATAGTTAATAAGCGGTTCGGCGTTTAAATACGTTTCATCCCCTTGGTAGGCGATTCCGACATTCCGTGCATTGTCAATGGCAGAGATGGTAACGAGTTCGGGTTTCACTTTTGAGATGTACTCTGACGCCCCATCTTGAACCCGTTGGGACTTTCCGTTCACCCAAAGCAAGCTGCCAAGAGGACCGGTGCCTGTGTCTTTTATATCCCAGCTGATATGGTAGTTTCCATCCGGCATTTCTTCTACCTTGATGTCTTCCACTTTAGGAGCTTCGGAATCTACTTTTATCGGAATCTTGGTTTCTTGAGGTTCAGCACCTTCATAGTTTAGCGTGCTTGTATAGACGTAATAGTACTGTCCATCCGGTATTTTTTCCCCTTCGTCATCCGTAGAATTCCAGAAGAACCCTTCCATTTTATAAGAGTAATCC
Coding sequences:
- the pfkB gene encoding 1-phosphofructokinase translates to MASPMIATVTLNPAIDVRYTLPQFQVDEVNRVSSIEKSAGGKGLNVTRVLSRLGQKVTCTGFLGGKSGEWIKSELSHLKVHTSFVPIKGETRTCLAILSKEGQTEILETGPLISSHELEIFDRTFSSILDTVDFVVVSGSLPEGVPTALYSELSKKANQKGVRLLLDTSGPGLAAGIAGKPFLIKPNKEEFSRLIGRTFDSTDDMLRHAQTICHKGIHYVLLSLGEEGAFLVSEKRVLRAVVPKVKAVNPVGSGDSMLAGFTYAYSHGFPIEEVLKWACACGMSNAIMEKTGEVNLLDIRRFMKEIDVVE
- the gatY gene encoding tagatose-bisphosphate aldolase subunit GatY codes for the protein MIVSRSRILVEAQSKGYAVPAFNIHNLETLKAVLETALDLRSPVMIAATPGTVRYMGKEFLVKMMEAARKSYDIPVCFHLDHHENLDDIKNLIHMGVPSVMIDASHYSFDENIRIVREIVEYAAPFGVTVEAELGRLSGMEDDLVVDERDQIYTNPKQAKEFVARTGIDSLAVAIGTAHGLYKGEPKLDIDRLSAIHQEVDIPLVLHGASGLPDELVRKTIERGICKVNVATELKMAFVKGLRSYLNANPEANDPRYYFTDAVAGMKKVVAGKIKLCGSFNRG
- a CDS encoding SIS domain-containing protein, with translation MELIQSNKWEPNDPGAIHTTREIAQQPRLWKETVEILLEHRDTLMKFFKNLEGRHPHLRVILTGAGTSAFVGETVLTSIKAMVKNKKWTVESIATTDIVSNPYEYLNKDFPTLMISFARSGNSPESVGAVELGEKIIDDFYGIALTCNRDGLLAEKKKGDPDHLVIYMPKEANDQGFAMTSSFTTMLLSVLLLFQPEHIHTLEKTVKEIGSAGEKIIETGKTKLESLASSTFSKVVYLGSGVFQGLARESSLKLLELTGGMIPAFFDSPLGFRHGPKSILDEETIVFVFLSCHPYTRKYDLDLLKELYHEQKRGKVVAISSYQDDVAERYSDLFLSTGLETVQEDILLAFPYVMYAQQFALCKSMHLGLSPDNPSPSGLVNRVVKGVTIYPYQNGGERV
- a CDS encoding GntR family transcriptional regulator — protein: MIEKDNRLPLYYQLMDILLEKIEMGELAEQEQLPSERELCETYKVSRTTVRQTMQELEKGGYIYKVHGKGSYVSPKTYKQSLVEFYSFTEEMKKIGKHPSTQVVSFEKVPCGTTISKSMKLPVEEEVFKITRLRLADEEPMIYETSYVPVGRFTNLTKEQLEDTPMYEIFRSQYDVTITRALESFNAVSAEKQAADMLTIEENSPCLRLERITYEDQDVIEYTISIARGDKFTYTVELK
- a CDS encoding Gfo/Idh/MocA family oxidoreductase; this encodes MKAALIGAGSRGFYAYGSYALQYPHEIEFIAVAEPDKEKREKFAKAHGIPENMRFEDWPDLLEQERVCEALLICSPDRDHYKPVMRAIEKGYSILLEKPMSPSPIETLAIAEAAEKHDTLLSVCHVMRYAPFYQSLKEVIDQKVIGDIVSVQWNENVGYFHQAHSFVRGNWRNSKESSPMILQKSCHDMDMLAWLIGTECKSVSSYGSLTYFKEENAPEGSTHRCLDGCKVEKECPYSAAKWYLHDRDVWPANVVSANPSIESRLKAIQEGPYGRCVYRCDNDVVDHQVVNLLFDGDVTVSFTMTAFTKETYRNFKIMGTKGEITGHDADNELIIKHFAGKKEVIYPPTVDGGHMGADTSIMQDFINRVRTKDKGTLTSARASSQSHLIAFAAEESRLSGATIELKKYIDELEKTKENA
- a CDS encoding carbohydrate ABC transporter permease codes for the protein MQKSIQFVRSKTFLIHFILIMGSIVMLFPFIWMILTSLKTYAESIQVPPVMIPEDFQWKNYQEVFTLLPFFKFMMNTFIITVLRTAGQLFLCSLAAYAFARIVFPGRNLLFVLALSVLMVPGQVFLLPQYMIMVKLGWLNTLQAVVVPGLFSAFGTFLLRQFFMGLPKELEEAARLDGCNHFQIYWRIMLPLAKPGLIALGIFTILWSWNELMWPMIVNSSPEAMTLAVGLSSLQGQYGTNYPILMAGSFLAVLPMLLLFIILQKQFIEGIAITGGK
- a CDS encoding sugar ABC transporter permease produces the protein MEPLPLQVETKRKLHVLSYASTKKRSDYLWAYIMIAPTMIGLFVFYLWPMLQTFYFSFTEWGAFGTYEWIGLKNYTRMLSDVNLLQSFKNTGIYILFTVPLGIFLSILVAVLLNQKIKGTTIYRTLYFLPVITMPAAIAMVWKWLYNSDFGLLNYLLSFIGIEGPQWLTNPNIALYSIIAVAIWSGIGYNMVIFLSGLQGIPKTYYEAAEMDGAGPVTMFFKITLPLLSPVIFFVSIMSLIGAFQFFDLIFMMISKSSTALENTQSIVYLFYQHAFVLNDKGYAAAIAVLLLVVILIITVIQMALQKKWVHYD
- a CDS encoding sugar ABC transporter substrate-binding protein; the encoded protein is MRKGLIVLLSFVLGVFGLLAGCSDSSSGESKDGEVEISYGFWDKKQVPAIEEIIKQFNEEHPDIKVKTELIPYGQYFQKLETAATGGALPDVLWMNGPHIVQYAEGKVLLPLSDLAEKDDYSLDNYPESLIDLYTVNDEVYGIPKDYDTTGLWYNKKIFDEAGVPYPDDTWDWDMLKESAKKLTNKDKGVWGFAAVMGNQGGYYDLIWQNGGHVISEDGKSVGFDQPVAIEALKYNISFIEEGMSPTQAQMNETAASDLFSSGKIAMMFDGPWMVPEYKKNPDLDVAVLPKGKQRAVSIHGLSNVIAANTKHKEAAWEFVKFLGSKEAAEVFAETGTVIPAFNGTQDAWLNSVPELNLQAYIDGAEYSNPLPSVKNTGAIWQHETDILKKAWAGEESVEKVVKELADKANKELEE